From Bacteroidota bacterium, one genomic window encodes:
- a CDS encoding redoxin domain-containing protein — protein sequence MLIADNTCTLFGTAPGRDGNVIGVYMMDDYITGTEIKLAEGIVGDSGKFSLTFELNEISDLTIRVKKVHGSVYGEPGRKVEMIVPDRDYKSQVNPDVDYTIPIQVFIDDSTDMNFLADDFNSHFTEFWKKNYMAFVTKDSTTAIDGFQKQMDEYYKWVKNPYFKPWMDYQFASFEDATFHSQIISDKKYLEGKKIYYHNSSYMEFFNNFFKDYLYKYSVTKQGEGILYAINDMVSYDSLMGAMKRLPYLHNDSLRELVMLKGLFEVYDNPAFSPRNVIAIAQQASTRSRVSEHRRIARDIVALYTKLKPGTAAPHFIALDKKGREINILDTLKGKYVYLYFFQTWNSHSMDELVYMSDLQKKYGRKIMFVSVCLDEDTNTWKQFLKANPKYNWTLLYYDHLQKTKDDYNLFVAPAGFIIDPDGKLYRSPADNPSGDLEYDLYRIANPKAPAFVKPPDR from the coding sequence ATGCTGATCGCGGATAACACCTGTACATTATTCGGCACGGCTCCCGGCCGCGATGGAAATGTGATCGGCGTTTACATGATGGACGATTACATCACGGGAACAGAAATAAAATTGGCGGAAGGAATTGTGGGCGACAGCGGAAAATTTTCACTCACCTTCGAACTGAATGAAATTTCGGATCTAACAATACGCGTAAAAAAAGTGCACGGATCAGTTTACGGTGAGCCGGGAAGAAAAGTGGAAATGATCGTTCCCGATCGCGATTATAAATCGCAGGTGAATCCTGATGTTGATTACACCATTCCAATCCAGGTTTTCATTGACGATTCGACCGACATGAATTTTCTTGCCGATGATTTTAATTCGCATTTCACCGAATTCTGGAAAAAAAATTACATGGCTTTCGTCACGAAAGATTCTACAACGGCGATCGACGGATTCCAGAAACAGATGGATGAGTATTACAAATGGGTAAAGAATCCGTATTTCAAACCGTGGATGGATTACCAGTTCGCTTCATTTGAAGATGCAACTTTTCACAGCCAGATCATCAGCGATAAAAAATATCTCGAAGGAAAAAAGATCTATTATCACAATTCCTCGTACATGGAATTCTTCAATAATTTTTTCAAAGATTATCTCTACAAATATTCTGTGACGAAACAAGGTGAAGGAATTCTTTACGCGATCAACGACATGGTGAGTTACGATTCGCTGATGGGCGCCATGAAACGATTGCCCTACCTGCATAATGATTCATTGCGCGAGCTCGTCATGCTTAAAGGTTTGTTCGAAGTGTATGACAATCCTGCTTTCAGTCCGCGCAACGTTATCGCGATCGCGCAGCAGGCGTCCACGCGCAGCAGGGTGAGCGAGCACAGGCGCATTGCGCGCGACATCGTGGCGCTTTACACCAAACTGAAACCTGGAACAGCAGCGCCGCATTTCATTGCGCTCGATAAAAAAGGAAGAGAAATAAATATTCTCGATACGCTGAAAGGAAAATATGTTTACCTCTATTTTTTCCAGACGTGGAATTCGCATTCTATGGATGAACTGGTTTACATGAGCGATCTCCAGAAAAAATACGGCAGGAAAATTATGTTCGTGAGTGTTTGTCTCGACGAGGATACGAACACGTGGAAACAATTCCTGAAAGCAAATCCGAAATACAACTGGACACTTTTGTATTACGATCATTTGCAGAAAACAAAAGACGATTACAATTTATTTGTTGCACCGGCAGGATTCATCATCGATCCCGATGGAAAATTATACCGTTCCCCGGCTGATAATCCAAGCGGCGATCTTGAGTATGATCTTTACCGCATAGCGAATCCCAAAGCGCCTGCTTTTGTAAAGCCGCCGGATAGATAG
- a CDS encoding DUF3822 family protein, whose translation MSTRVFSPSLSIADPQFDPAHCEKYCLVLQAGDDQFAFAVLDNIANEFLAFEHYRFAKINSEKNLAEQIEKLATEHEWLHNGFKRADAMIITERFTLVPSGFYDRSKQKEFLSFNHPPAEKDVLLHDELKNTDAVNVYSVDAPMEKALEKIAKGIRMHHHLTPLIEKTIAVNKNKKERRALASVQPGRFDLVISEGGKLLLANTFSFQTSEDFIYYLLFSCEQLKMNSDQLELEIVGETENDSAIALMARKYVRNVSFGSRPAGANFAAGFSQIPAHYFHSLFSLPYFS comes from the coding sequence ATGTCAACCCGCGTATTTTCTCCTTCCCTGTCTATTGCCGATCCGCAGTTCGATCCGGCGCATTGCGAAAAATATTGCCTTGTGCTCCAGGCGGGAGATGACCAGTTTGCTTTTGCGGTGCTCGATAATATTGCCAATGAATTCCTTGCATTCGAACACTATCGGTTTGCAAAAATAAATTCAGAAAAAAATCTCGCTGAGCAGATCGAAAAACTTGCAACAGAACATGAATGGCTTCACAACGGATTCAAACGCGCGGATGCGATGATCATCACCGAACGATTCACGCTTGTTCCTTCCGGATTTTATGATCGCTCAAAGCAAAAGGAATTTCTTTCTTTCAATCATCCGCCGGCAGAGAAGGATGTGTTGCTGCATGATGAGTTGAAAAATACAGATGCTGTGAATGTTTATTCCGTGGATGCTCCAATGGAAAAAGCGCTGGAAAAAATAGCGAAGGGAATCAGGATGCATCATCATCTCACGCCGCTGATCGAAAAAACAATTGCGGTGAATAAAAATAAAAAAGAGCGTCGCGCGCTTGCAAGTGTTCAGCCCGGGCGTTTTGATCTTGTTATTTCTGAAGGAGGAAAATTATTGCTCGCCAATACTTTTTCATTCCAGACCAGCGAAGATTTTATTTACTACCTGCTTTTTTCCTGCGAACAACTGAAAATGAATTCCGACCAGCTGGAACTGGAGATCGTGGGCGAAACCGAAAATGATTCGGCGATCGCACTCATGGCGCGCAAATACGTGCGCAATGTGAGTTTCGGCTCGCGGCCAGCCGGTGCAAATTTCGCAGCAGGATTTTCGCAGATCCCCGCACATTATTTTCATTCACTTTTTTCACTTCCTTATTTTTCATGA
- the coaD gene encoding pantetheine-phosphate adenylyltransferase encodes MKIAVFPGSFDPFTRGHESIVKRVLPLFDKVIIAIGINSHKSYYFPLEKRKQWISQTFKGESKVVVDSFNGLTIDYCRKQKAKFIVRGLRTTTDLEFEKAIAQMNKKMADDIETIFILPTPELSAINSTIVRDIVRNGADASAFVPDGVNLKE; translated from the coding sequence ATGAAAATAGCTGTCTTCCCCGGTTCATTCGATCCGTTCACACGCGGACACGAATCCATTGTGAAAAGAGTGCTGCCACTGTTCGACAAAGTGATCATTGCCATTGGCATCAACAGCCACAAATCTTATTATTTTCCATTGGAGAAAAGAAAGCAATGGATCTCACAGACTTTCAAAGGAGAATCAAAAGTTGTCGTCGATTCCTTCAACGGCCTGACCATCGATTATTGCAGGAAACAAAAAGCAAAATTCATTGTACGCGGATTGAGAACCACCACCGATCTTGAATTTGAAAAAGCCATCGCGCAAATGAACAAGAAGATGGCAGATGATATTGAGACCATTTTTATTTTACCGACGCCCGAACTTTCCGCAATAAATTCAACGATTGTGCGTGATATAGTGAGGAACGGGGCCGATGCTTCTGCTTTTGTTCCCGATGGAGTTAATCTTAAAGAATAA
- a CDS encoding AAA family ATPase gives MEFHLEILKKLPFEATTRQREAALELEKFLLDPDPHRIMILRGYAGTGKTSLVSALVHALPAIKRKSILLAPTGRAAKVLSSYSGKEAWTIHKKIYRASGNSEGTFFSLQANPHKNTLFIIDEASMIGQSANEKNLYPQSLLEDLFYYVYQDENCRLLFVGDTAQLPPVGLNTSPALNPEYLKKNFKIPVHIVELNEVVRQEIDSGVLLNATNLRLSIAKGENSLPKFILKNYPDMIRVNGQELIEDIEASYRNYGYDETIVICRSNKRANIYNQQIRARLLWREEEIAAGDQLMIVKNNYFWLPEESKAGFIANGDAAKIIRIKKFHSMHGFRFADIVLQLLDYPDEPELDVRIILDSIYTEASALTTEQQQKLFESVAADYADLSRSARYKKMKEDPWYNALQVKFGYAVTCHKAQGGQWKSVFVEQGYLTDEMINTEFLRWLYTALTRTTEKLYLVGFKEEFF, from the coding sequence TTGGAATTCCATCTTGAAATATTAAAAAAACTTCCCTTCGAAGCCACCACGCGCCAGAGAGAAGCTGCACTTGAACTTGAAAAATTTCTTCTCGATCCCGATCCGCATCGCATCATGATCCTGCGCGGGTACGCGGGCACGGGCAAGACCAGTCTCGTGAGCGCGCTTGTGCATGCGTTGCCTGCAATAAAAAGAAAAAGTATTTTACTTGCACCCACCGGGCGCGCAGCAAAAGTACTCTCTTCTTATTCGGGAAAAGAAGCGTGGACCATTCACAAAAAAATTTATCGCGCTTCGGGAAATTCAGAAGGAACTTTTTTTTCTCTGCAGGCGAATCCTCACAAGAATACACTTTTCATCATTGATGAAGCGTCCATGATCGGGCAAAGTGCCAATGAAAAAAATCTTTATCCGCAAAGTTTACTTGAAGATCTCTTCTACTACGTTTATCAGGATGAGAATTGCCGTTTACTTTTTGTCGGCGATACGGCGCAGCTTCCTCCCGTTGGTTTGAACACAAGCCCGGCCTTGAATCCGGAATACCTGAAAAAGAATTTTAAAATTCCGGTGCACATTGTGGAATTAAATGAAGTGGTGCGGCAGGAAATTGATTCCGGTGTTTTACTCAATGCAACAAATCTGCGATTGAGCATCGCTAAAGGTGAAAACTCATTGCCGAAATTCATTCTCAAAAATTATCCCGACATGATCCGCGTGAACGGGCAGGAACTGATCGAAGATATCGAAGCGAGTTACCGGAATTATGGTTACGATGAAACGATCGTGATCTGCCGTTCGAACAAGCGCGCAAATATTTACAACCAACAGATTCGCGCACGCCTGCTCTGGCGCGAAGAAGAAATTGCGGCCGGCGATCAGTTGATGATCGTTAAGAATAATTATTTCTGGCTGCCGGAAGAATCGAAAGCAGGATTTATTGCCAATGGAGATGCCGCGAAAATTATCCGCATAAAAAAATTTCATTCCATGCACGGATTCCGTTTTGCGGATATTGTTTTGCAATTGCTTGATTATCCCGATGAGCCGGAACTCGATGTGCGCATCATCCTCGATTCCATTTACACCGAAGCTTCTGCACTCACAACGGAACAGCAACAGAAACTATTTGAAAGTGTTGCTGCCGATTACGCCGATCTTTCGCGAAGCGCACGTTATAAAAAAATGAAAGAAGATCCGTGGTACAATGCGCTGCAGGTGAAATTCGGTTACGCGGTCACATGTCATAAAGCGCAGGGTGGACAATGGAAATCTGTTTTTGTGGAGCAGGGTTATCTCACCGATGAAATGATCAACACGGAATTTCTGAGATGGCTGTACACGGCTTTGACGAGGACCACGGAGAAATTATATCTGGTTGGATTTAAAGAAGAGTTCTTTTGA
- a CDS encoding RsmD family RNA methyltransferase, translating to MRIIGGQHKGRKISAPSNLPVRPTTDYAKEGLFNLLNNRIDFEKTKALDLFAGTGNITYELASRGCPDIVSVDSDFHCVRFITETARKLEMPQVKVTKMDAYVFIRKKFSKWDLIFADPPYEQKETVSLPELIFKNEILNENGLLIIEHSARMVFPPNENLLETRSYGKVNFSIFG from the coding sequence ATCCGTATTATCGGCGGTCAACATAAAGGAAGAAAAATTTCTGCGCCTTCGAATCTCCCGGTTCGCCCTACTACTGATTACGCGAAAGAAGGCTTGTTCAATTTGCTGAACAACCGAATTGATTTCGAAAAAACAAAAGCGCTCGATCTTTTTGCGGGCACGGGCAACATCACGTACGAACTCGCGTCGCGTGGATGTCCGGACATCGTAAGTGTCGATTCCGATTTTCACTGCGTTCGTTTCATTACAGAGACCGCCAGGAAACTGGAAATGCCACAGGTGAAAGTCACGAAGATGGATGCTTATGTTTTCATCCGGAAAAAATTCTCGAAGTGGGATCTCATTTTTGCCGATCCGCCATACGAGCAAAAAGAAACGGTTTCACTTCCGGAGCTGATCTTTAAAAATGAAATTCTTAATGAGAATGGATTACTGATCATCGAACATTCGGCCCGCATGGTGTTTCCACCCAATGAAAATCTCCTCGAAACGCGTTCTTACGGCAAGGTTAACTTCAGTATCTTCGGGTAA